The Setaria viridis chromosome 2, Setaria_viridis_v4.0, whole genome shotgun sequence DNA window ATTACCAGCCGAGTACATGCACCGTCTTGCCCGCTGTAGCAGCTCTGGAAAAGCGGTTTCAAACAAGCACATCGCGACGACGATCGACGGACTGGAGGTGGCCCCGCAGCTGAACACAGGAGCAAGTGGCAAAACAACGGCCGGATCAACTCCAAAAGCATCGGGCGACTGGTCCAAGCCACGAGCAACTATCTTGCCTGGCGCGTCAGGCTGCTGCTTTCGAGATCAGTTGCCACCGGGTCATCTGGTCCCCTAGGACCAAGATCCAATGCGATTGGAGACTATCTTAAGGCGAGGCCCACCCCGCGAGGTTGTGGCACCGCATACGGGGGACCGGCGGTGGCTGCCGTGATGGTCCCACCCTTGCAGCGATTGTCTGCACATGAGGAGGAACAGTAGGTGGACATGAATCCCGCGACGGGCCCCTCAGAGCAGGTGACACCGACGTGCCAAGCCCATGCCAGTCTTGCCAGGCAGGGGAGACAGGAAGCGGGCCTCCTCTTGGGCTGGTTATTCCCTTGGTGGCAACGCAGGCAGAGATTGAGACCACAACAAGTGGGCCGTTGGTTCCGCCAGTTGAATCTGCCTACACGCTGGGAACTGTTGCTGACGCGGCAATTGCGAGTATGGAGAAGGATAGTGCAAAACTATCAGCTTTCACCAAGGCAGTTCAGGGTGGTTCAGCGCAAGATCCAATCTCCCCTAGCGCCCAAACCGGTCAAGACGAAGTGGGTTGCACCTGCTCCATGCGGTGGCGGTTGTACGCAGGCAGAGAATCCTGAGGGAGACCACGTTGAGGGATCCCTCCAGCAGGTTGTACTCGGATGGAGAAAGAGTGAGGAGTGGCAGCCCGCGCCTAGCCCTGGATTCCTCGTCGAAGTCGAAGTAGGCTAGAAGCGGGTCTGGACTGAGAAGCACTCAATAGGATCGTATTCCGCGATCTGGTGCAGGCGTACGATATGGAGGACTTTCACCACGTGCTCCTCCCATGAGACCGTAGCTCCTGTCAACTGTCAGGCCCAGGGCTCGGGTTCCACCGGTCCAGCTGTTTATACTGTCTCAGTCCGTTCCGTGGTATAAGCATCGAACTTAAATTGTCCCTCGGCGTTGGGAGTTAACTCGCTTATGATATCCTTGTTTGAGAAGCCCTCCATTTGGTACTCTAAGGGTCCTTTTGAAAAAAGTGCTTTGGATTTCAAGAAAAGCTGAAAGCTAACCGAAGGGGTAATCTCATACCTTGACTTTAAAGAAaagctgctttttttttctctatacGAATCTCACAGCCACTCTCCCTTGCTTTTACTTGCTGTGAGAGCAACATTTCCACGAAATTACCCACCTTGCCATCCGTTATGAGCATACCGGttcgtttttcttttctcctgtCACCCCCTCCCTCTGGGTCGCTCGTCTCTCCATGGCGCTCTCTAGGTCGCGACTAGGTTTGGCCGGTGATgacccttgccgccgccgccggctgcccccTCCGGTCTCCCTCCGCTCTCCTCCTCCCAGGCGCCTGCGCCCCTATTCGACTCCCTTGGTCCTCCTCCCAGGCGCATCGctgccccaccgccggccgccctcccCACCGATGGCACCCCTCTCCGGCCGCTTCCTCTCCTTCCCGGCGTCGTGCTCCAGGTACCTCGCGTGGAGGCCCAGGGCCTCCGACAGCAGCTCCAGGAGGTGAGCGCTCtgcccccgcgcccgcctcATGTACTCCGGCACGGCGCCCCTGCACGCTGGTGGGATCTCCTTCTCCGGCCTGGTGATTGGCTTCGCCGCCGCTCGCGAGGTCCGATGCGATTGGTAGCCGGCGTCCAGGAGCGCAGGCTTCGTCACCGGCACCCCTCCTGGCTCGCGAGCTCAAGCAGTAgggaaggggtggcggcgggcgaaTCTGAGGCGCGGCGAGCTATGGCCTTGGCTCgagagcgccgccgcggcccggtGAGGTGCACAGCATCTGTGTATcgtcgggaggaagaagaagaagatggcaagTGGGGTCCACTCatcagtgagagagggagagagttgagaGGGGTGGACTGtgaatgacatgtgggtccattCGTAAGTGTTTCCAAAAAACCACAGTTGTTTCACCAAACGGCTTTTAGCTTTCTTACAGCCCACATCTCACAACAGTTTTTCTACAGTCCACAACTACTTTTCCAAAAGTCGTAGCTCAACTAAACATACCCTAAATTGGACCAAGAATCATAAAGCTGGAATTTGGGATAGATAATGCTAGCTATTTGGACACACGAGCAAATCAGACgaatgtgatgacatggcaaggTAATTATGAAGTGAGTGAGGAAAGGAGTTTCatgaggatgaaactgtgtatgcACTATTTCCAAGTTTTCGCctacgggggtgtttggatacgaggtactaaactttaggagggtcacatcagatgttcggatgctaattaagaggactaaacatgagctaattataaaactaattgcaaaacccctatactaattcgctagacgaatctattaaacctaattaatccatcattagcacatatttactgtagcagcacattgtcaaatcatggactaattaggcttaatagattcgtctcacgaattagactccatctgtgcaattagttttgtaattagactatatttaatacttctaattagtatcaaacatccgatgcgaCAGGTTACGTATGAAAGTAAGATGAGAGCCTTGTGCTAATAATTGATTATAAAGGTGTACCTATCGACCCAGGTAATTAATGCCCTATCCTTCTACTTGAAAAACGTAAGGTTAGACTTGACCAACTGTTAATACCAATCCGGCAGCAATAACTACTACTAATGCATATTCATATCCCACTAGTAGACTAGCAGACTGTGACCTAGCTAGTCTATTTGTTGACTCTCTGAGCTACAAATTGTTCATTGCTTGATTTTGACTGGTAGGCTGTAAGCACCACCAGGCGATTCAAATGTACCTGTCTACATCTACCTACCCTAAGCTACTAAAACATGCCGCATAACTAGTCAAGTGCATTACTATGAAATCTGTTAGAAGCTTGCACCGGAGGCTATAGAGTTTCGTTTCCTCTGAGGCGTAATTAAATGGTATGGATAGCCTATGAAATcatgaaatgaaactatgcTTGAGGGCAttgtttcattcatcaactCAAACTTCTTTTGATGACATGTCACTTTTGAAAACCACGTAATGAAACTTCCCGCTGGGAATAGCCTTAGACCTATCTGGAAGGTGACGTGGGAAGAAAACCAGGATTTCTCCTCTCGCTTTGGCCCATACTCAACTTCAGCACTGAAATCAATTATTCAATTTTCCTCTCGCTTGGGTCCATAGTCAACTTCAGCACTGCAATCGAGTTCTTTTAGTACACCCTTTTTCTTGGTTGCTAGTACATTTTTGGATTATatagcaagaaaaagaaagcaatAATATGTTGGAATGACTATATTCGCTATAGGGATAAAATGACTTAATAAGCCGGCTTCCCAAAGACTGAGATAGGATGACAGTTTAACCACGGTACAAAACATAAGGAAATTCCAACAACTTAAACTAAACACATGTTAAGCATTACACAACGTGCCTACATTTCTACATGTGACTGGACAGGGACACAGGATTCGCCAGACAATACATAAGATGTCCAGAAACAGAAAAGTCCTCTGCGTCATCATCGCCTATCTTCACGACTCCACAGTCCACACCATGACACCACAGTCCACAGCAACGAACCTAGGGAGACCTGGACCTAAATCTAATCCTGCAACAGAACGGCCAAGTACAGTTAAAACTTTGAAACCACCATTGAAAATGCAGCAAAGAGCCAAACACTACTCTTTCACAGTTTCATCACCAAGGCATAATTTGAACCTAGACGGGGTGGAGGATACATTAGAGCTGATTCACTCAAAAGTAGtacttactccctccattcttgtTTATAAGGCGTGGTATGATATGGCACGGTCTCCCAAATTAAATTttaaccattcatttatcttatattatattgtttatggttatagacttataatcattggagagtatatttgattacaaatccaaccatatcaaatttacattaaaaaataaaaaatattggtAAAAATTGAAAACTTtaaatcttgatatgcgtgtgtGCCTTATAAATAGGAAGGGGAGGGACGTGCCACGTGGTGACCAGAATGATCTAGAAAAGCCACAATCAATGTTGAGCATCAAAAGGTGTAAATGCCTAGAATGTGCACTACAAAATTAAAGTTATTCCTGCATCACAGTCATGTGAGTATGTGATAGAAACTTGAAGGTCTGTGAAATGTAAAAGGCCAGCAAGGCTTATGATAAAACTCTTACCACTTCATATCCTTGAATTCTTCTTAGAGTCATAGATGGCGGGAATCCAAAATACGGAAGGGCATAGCGAAAGGCAAAGGTTTTCCTACTGACCCTCTCAATTTTGAAAGACTTAATCTCAAGTGAGAAGAACACTGAATGTACCGCATCCTGTTCTTTTTGAGTGCCTGCTAGAAAAATGCATCCTTCAGCTGGACCACTAATGTAGAATTCACTAGTATACTGGGCTGGCAATGGGATGGTACCCTTGATATGCCACTCATGGGACTTCTCAGTGCCATCTTGCAAAAGGTTGTAATAATCCACTGATCTGCCTGCACCAAGTTGACTAAACATCGCAACCTTGCCTTCCCCTGACTCCACAATGACGATATCCCCATCCTCATGATCAGGAGGGAGGTCACATGTGGATAACTCCATAGTGCTCATGTCAAGCTTGAGCAGCTTGTTTGTGTAGTTCAGCTTCCAATAGAAGCAGCCATACACGCATTGGCATGAACCCAGCGAGTCGACTTGTTCGTGCAAGCCTAGATCATCCCAACTGGTAGATGCACCAACACTCCAGTGGCGATGGCCAGAGCATGAAGAGAAGAAAAATACCACAAACTTGGTCTTGGAATGCATCCAGCACATCACACTGAATGATGTCTCGTCCTCCATATCTTCAGAAGGGATAAAGGAGGCACCGGAATTGAACATGTCTTGGTTTCGGAGGCCGACGGAGGCGAGCAGGTCATCGGTCATGGGCGGCAGCAGCAGGTATCGCCTGGACAAGGGGTCGCACACCGCGAGGTCCAAGGATAagcgctcctcctcgtcgtcgtcttccgTGAAGCGCCTGCAGTCGACGAGGACACGGCCGTCGCGGACATCGCACGGATGCCAGCGGTGGTTCAAGCTGGTGGGGCGAGGGACGAAGTCGAAGGAGAAGTCGGCGGCGCCTGCgaccgcgcgggcggcggcggccgagggatGGGGCGCCTCGGCAGGTTGGAAGCCTGCGGCGCTGATGAAGCCGAGATGTAGGGGCGGTTGGATGGAGCGGTGGTACCGGCGGGCGAGGTCGGCGCGGAGGCCGCTGGTGAGGGCCGGGGGCGTGCGCTCCGGCGGCTCCGTGGCTTCGAGGCAGGGGAGGATCCGGCCAGCCCGCGACGCCAGAGGCGGCgaagggaggaaggggatggaGGGTTTTGGGGTGCGGAGCTGAAGGGAGTGGAAGATTTGGGGACGCCAAAGCCATTTGAAATAATTTCCCATAGAAGAGCACGTAGGGGGTAGGGAGTTGGGAACATCTGAACGAAAAACCTATGTATTCAAGTTTCGGGTGAACTGATAGTGGACCAAGGATTTGATTGGATGCACTGAATTAACTGAAAAGAGGACGAGACAACCTTCGACTTGGCTGGTCCTCCAATGAACCAAGTAAAGACGTTGAGGTCATTTGAGGACAATCAACAAGAGTTATTTTCCTTCGTCGATCCTCCCATGAACAAAGATCCAAATTGCCGGCGTGAGAATATTCAAATGAAAATGATCTCCAGGAACGCACCTTCCTTTCTGAATATAAAGTTCAAAATTACTTCTTTGGAGAAGATGGTAGTACAGAACAAAAGGCTTAAAACATTGCTTAAGGAGATGGCGAGGAGATCTATGGGATTCCAGTAACATAGATATAagatactccatccgttccacaaattgtaggtcgttttgacttttttagatacatatcttttgctatgcatctttATGTTTAGAAACATAGTAAAccatatatatctagaaaaaccaaaacgacctgcaatttgaaaaGGAGGGAGTACAATAGTTAACCACTGTAAAAGCATTATCTGCAACTCCAATAAGTCAAAGCTTAGATTGTTGCATCATCCTAGACAAGAACACAGGTTCACACAGAAATCTGTAACATACATACAAGCCAACAAAAGTTGCCCCACGATAGTTGATGCACAGAGTTAAGTACATCATGCATGCAACATGGATCAGTGACAAATATGTACAACAACTAAGTTTGACACCTACATCAGACTGAACAGGGTTCGACAGACAATATCAGTAGAGTACAGGATTATATAGAGCACCTAGCAAAAGTGAACACAAAAGCCTGAATCATCATCACCTAGCTCCACTGCTCCAAACCACCAGCATATCAAAAAAGGAGCCCCTGACCTGGATGTGATTTAGCCCTGCAACTGAATATATACATTTAGCACATAAACCCACCATTGCAAATGCAGCAAAACATTTACTTTTCACAGTTTCAGTGCCAATGCATAATTCCAACTTCAGTTTTTTAAGTCACTAAAAAATAGCACTAAGAAACAAAGGTGCGTAAAACTGTTTTTTAAGTCAGAAATACTAAAAAAGCCTGGAATTAAGCAAGGACCATCATCAATTGGCACTTGCAAACGATTACAAAGGTTAAATGATGTTGCTCCAACAGATAGACTGGAGCCTGGCACATGCATGGGAAGAACAGACAGAAGCCCACCAAGCCTAGATGGCTGAGCTTGGGCTTATCTCTAAACCCATTCTTTTATGGCAAGTGTGCTCAGAAGGCCATCTTTTTAAAGGCTAACAATGTTATTTGGTACTGCTACTAGTCAGCTCATTTGTTCTAACATATCATGATATAATTGGCGACTTTATACTGCAAGCAGGTTAGCTCGTCAgtcacaaatacaaacattaGAAAATCAGAATTCTATGCGAAGCAGGAGCTAAGGTCTTCGAAGATTGATGCTTTACTCAATGTTTAGAAAACTTGGGTGAGCAAGATAGAAGCCCAATATAACCAAGAATGATCAGTTCCCAACAACATCACAAGGAGGTGGATAAATTAGAAACATTTCATCCCAGTCCATCGCTACAGACTTTCATAAAGAAAAAGGAACTAAGGAAAATACGAGACTCTCCCAACATGATCCACTGGCTATCTGCTCATCAAGAATAAAATTA harbors:
- the LOC117845690 gene encoding uncharacterized protein; this encodes MGNYFKWLWRPQIFHSLQLRTPKPSIPFLPSPPLASRAGRILPCLEATEPPERTPPALTSGLRADLARRYHRSIQPPLHLGFISAAGFQPAEAPHPSAAAARAVAGAADFSFDFVPRPTSLNHRWHPCDVRDGRVLVDCRRFTEDDDEEERLSLDLAVCDPLSRRYLLLPPMTDDLLASVGLRNQDMFNSGASFIPSEDMEDETSFSVMCWMHSKTKFVVFFFSSCSGHRHWSVGASTSWDDLGLHEQVDSLGSCQCVYGCFYWKLNYTNKLLKLDMSTMELSTCDLPPDHEDGDIVIVESGEGKVAMFSQLGAGRSVDYYNLLQDGTEKSHEWHIKGTIPLPAQYTSEFYISGPAEGCIFLAGTQKEQDAVHSVFFSLEIKSFKIERVSRKTFAFRYALPYFGFPPSMTLRRIQGYEVD